The following proteins come from a genomic window of Anaerobutyricum hallii:
- a CDS encoding RNA polymerase sigma factor, producing MRGKKPKERQRYVLRVNETLIEVTRDVYLAWYQSRRKERYQLEKMQKNGVCGIEKVGETSYNSYLHILSPEEIVIRVSEIQELQEALKYLSEEEMELIRLLFFEEYTVKKTAQYFGCCTKTIRNRKNKVLQKLKDRLETL from the coding sequence ATGCGTGGTAAAAAACCAAAGGAAAGACAACGGTATGTGCTGCGTGTAAATGAAACTCTCATAGAAGTTACCAGAGACGTATATCTGGCATGGTACCAGTCAAGAAGAAAAGAAAGATACCAGCTTGAAAAAATGCAGAAAAATGGTGTGTGCGGAATAGAAAAAGTAGGGGAAACGAGTTACAACAGTTATTTGCATATATTATCACCAGAAGAAATAGTCATCAGGGTGTCAGAAATACAAGAGCTGCAGGAAGCACTGAAATATTTGTCTGAAGAAGAAATGGAATTGATAAGATTATTATTTTTTGAAGAGTACACAGTTAAAAAAACAGCACAGTATTTCGGGTGTTGTACAAAGACAATCAGAAACAGGAAAAACAAAGTATTGCAGAAACTAAAAGACAGGCTGGAAACTTTGTAA
- a CDS encoding sigma-70 family RNA polymerase sigma factor translates to MLTLQELKQVVGNREERRKVPSARYLRENDVAVVKQRLIDGAEIIAYQTGYVFYCVGDYGTVFPLFTCRDYVYEAGRKITVVKEDFFDNQPWYVRLILEGEDRLCRNREVREHNNCISYSHISEGWCELVDKRQNVLEKLIIEEAIGEFMDLLTDRQRQVIHQIYFQQRTQREVSRVFGITEPAVSKCISQAKQKMRRNAGRLIGVLQKGE, encoded by the coding sequence ATGCTGACATTGCAGGAATTGAAACAGGTTGTAGGTAACAGGGAAGAAAGAAGAAAGGTTCCGTCCGCCAGGTATTTAAGAGAAAACGATGTGGCAGTTGTAAAGCAGAGACTGATAGATGGTGCGGAAATTATTGCGTATCAGACAGGATATGTTTTCTATTGCGTGGGTGATTATGGAACGGTTTTTCCTTTATTTACCTGTCGAGATTATGTATATGAAGCAGGAAGAAAAATAACAGTTGTTAAGGAAGATTTTTTTGATAATCAGCCCTGGTATGTGCGGTTGATATTAGAAGGTGAAGATCGGCTGTGCAGGAACAGGGAGGTACGAGAACATAATAATTGCATTTCATACAGCCATATTTCAGAAGGCTGGTGTGAATTGGTGGATAAAAGGCAGAATGTACTTGAAAAACTGATCATAGAAGAAGCTATTGGAGAATTCATGGATCTGCTGACTGACCGGCAGAGACAGGTAATCCATCAAATTTATTTTCAGCAGCGTACACAAAGAGAAGTGTCACGGGTGTTTGGAATTACAGAACCGGCAGTATCAAAATGTATTTCACAGGCAAAGCAGAAAATGAGAAGAAATGCAGGCAGACTGATCGGAGTGCTTCAGAAGGGAGAATAA
- a CDS encoding helix-turn-helix domain-containing protein, with protein MSNRAISTELIELGERIRKRRQEMKLSQESFAEKAGISVNTVSRIEGGQTAMSVEIFRKMIEILETDANILMGKEGDDAEKRKQFEEVFYRIQKMEWKEQKIIMQTIDSLIESFNEYR; from the coding sequence TTGAGCAATCGTGCAATTTCCACAGAACTTATTGAATTGGGAGAACGGATCAGAAAACGCAGGCAGGAAATGAAGTTGTCACAGGAATCTTTTGCGGAAAAAGCAGGTATCAGTGTCAATACGGTCAGCAGGATAGAAGGAGGGCAAACGGCAATGTCTGTTGAGATTTTCAGGAAGATGATTGAGATCCTGGAAACAGATGCCAATATCCTGATGGGAAAAGAGGGGGACGATGCAGAAAAAAGAAAGCAGTTTGAGGAAGTATTTTATCGTATTCAGAAGATGGAATGGAAAGAGCAGAAAATTATCATGCAGACAATAGATTCACTGATAGAAAGTTTTAATGAGTACAGGTGA
- a CDS encoding DUF6050 family protein: protein MRNMIKKVIVPALVIVVLFAVLRPLCIQDGKCNYLLLLLLMGIPFGIGKMCVWMVPRGFDLGGTLAVWTMNFLIGGLIGSVVLLAMVGQAIIYLSVFLLTVITGIHKIPRIK, encoded by the coding sequence ATGAGAAATATGATAAAAAAAGTTATTGTTCCAGCACTGGTGATTGTTGTATTGTTTGCAGTGTTGAGACCGCTTTGTATCCAGGATGGGAAGTGCAATTATTTATTGCTGTTGCTACTGATGGGGATACCATTCGGAATTGGAAAAATGTGTGTCTGGATGGTTCCAAGAGGGTTTGACCTTGGAGGAACACTGGCAGTATGGACAATGAATTTTCTGATCGGAGGATTGATAGGAAGTGTCGTTCTTCTGGCAATGGTTGGACAGGCAATCATTTATCTTAGTGTTTTCCTGCTCACAGTTATTACAGGAATACATAAAATACCGAGAATAAAATGA
- a CDS encoding DUF6017 domain-containing protein: MQKIQFDYFTGMEAEQYSFYRVPKVLFTESCFKALSCEAKVLYGLMLDRMSLSIKNRWLDSEDRVYIIFTVEEIAELMNCGTQKAVKLVKELDSNNGIGLIEKKRLGLGKPNVIYVKNFMLREVPDQKPMDSCADLQSEQKNHRKCADLQSEQGNHEECANLQSEAENREKTGTFLNCENHHSGVVKSTIQDCVESQLQNGENHNSGMMKTTNQEFSESQFQNGENHHSRIVEITKPEYPKSQSNNTDINKTDISETEINQSYPIISGNLKKKRDVMEEMRTYREVIHENIDYQYHAREDVDELVELMIEVMMMPEDSMIRIAGTEKPVALVKSRFMKLNYSHIEYVLFCLNRNTTKVGNIKAYLLTALYNAPATINSYYQAEVNHDMYGG, encoded by the coding sequence ATGCAGAAGATACAGTTTGATTATTTTACGGGAATGGAAGCGGAACAATACAGCTTTTATCGTGTCCCGAAAGTGCTGTTTACAGAATCATGCTTTAAAGCTCTTTCTTGTGAAGCAAAGGTATTATACGGCCTGATGCTGGACCGTATGAGCCTGAGTATTAAAAACCGCTGGCTGGATTCAGAGGACAGAGTATATATTATTTTCACGGTGGAAGAAATTGCAGAGCTGATGAACTGTGGAACCCAAAAGGCAGTGAAGCTGGTAAAAGAGCTGGACAGTAATAATGGGATTGGACTGATTGAAAAGAAACGTCTGGGACTGGGAAAGCCTAATGTTATTTATGTGAAAAATTTTATGCTCAGAGAAGTGCCAGACCAAAAGCCGATGGATAGCTGTGCAGATTTGCAATCAGAGCAGAAAAATCATAGAAAATGTGCAGATCTGCAATCTGAGCAGGGAAACCATGAAGAATGTGCAAATCTGCAATCAGAAGCTGAGAATAGGGAAAAAACAGGTACTTTTCTGAATTGTGAAAATCATCATTCAGGAGTAGTGAAATCCACAATTCAGGATTGTGTGGAATCACAATTACAGAATGGTGAAAATCACAATTCAGGAATGATGAAAACCACAAATCAAGAATTTTCAGAATCACAATTCCAAAATGGTGAAAATCATCATTCAAGAATAGTGGAAATCACAAAACCAGAATATCCGAAATCACAATCTAATAATACTGATATTAACAAGACTGATATTAGTGAAACTGAGATAAATCAATCCTATCCAATCATATCAGGTAATCTGAAAAAGAAAAGGGATGTGATGGAGGAGATGCGGACATATCGGGAAGTGATTCATGAAAATATAGATTATCAATATCATGCCAGAGAAGATGTGGATGAACTGGTAGAACTGATGATTGAAGTTATGATGATGCCGGAGGACAGTATGATTCGGATTGCAGGGACAGAAAAGCCAGTTGCTTTGGTGAAAAGCAGGTTTATGAAGCTGAATTATTCACATATCGAATATGTGCTGTTTTGTCTGAATCGAAATACGACCAAGGTTGGAAACATTAAAGCATATCTTTTGACTGCCCTGTATAATGCCCCGGCAACGATAAACAGCTATTATCAGGCAGAGGTTAATCACGATATGTATGGAGGATAA
- a CDS encoding ParB/RepB/Spo0J family partition protein, with translation MRRPKKEIQLTSYDELLGLEESPEKSMNQIVEIELEKLYPFKNHPFRVSDDEKMDETVESIKNYGVLNPALVRPRSEGGYELISGHRRKRGCELCGKTTMPVLVRNYTDDEAVIIMVDSNIQRENILPSEKAHAYKMKYDAMKHQGSKGEKYTADMVGETAGDSGRTVQRYIRLASLSDGLLEYVDDNKIPMIVGEKLSYLKPQEQEWLLEGIVNSNIFPTKQQAEQLKECSANGKLTQGYIYAVLLKKENSKINVTIPAKKIGNYFPETYSKEQIEEVIFMLLDKWKENREGVADAEDTV, from the coding sequence ATGCGTAGACCGAAAAAAGAGATTCAGCTTACCTCTTATGATGAGTTACTGGGATTAGAAGAATCACCGGAAAAGAGTATGAACCAGATTGTGGAAATAGAACTGGAAAAGCTCTATCCTTTTAAAAATCATCCATTTCGTGTGAGCGATGATGAAAAAATGGATGAGACAGTAGAGAGTATTAAAAACTACGGTGTTTTAAATCCTGCTCTGGTAAGACCCCGATCAGAAGGTGGATATGAACTGATTTCAGGTCACAGGAGAAAAAGAGGCTGTGAACTGTGTGGCAAAACAACTATGCCGGTCCTTGTCCGAAACTATACAGATGATGAAGCTGTCATAATTATGGTCGATTCCAACATTCAGCGTGAAAATATTCTGCCAAGTGAAAAGGCTCATGCCTATAAGATGAAATATGACGCTATGAAACACCAAGGAAGTAAAGGTGAAAAATATACGGCAGATATGGTTGGTGAAACAGCCGGGGACAGTGGAAGAACCGTGCAGAGATATATTCGTCTGGCTTCATTATCAGATGGATTATTGGAATATGTGGACGATAATAAAATCCCTATGATTGTGGGTGAAAAATTGTCTTATCTGAAACCACAGGAACAGGAATGGCTTCTGGAAGGAATTGTCAACAGTAATATCTTTCCGACAAAACAACAGGCAGAACAATTAAAGGAATGCAGTGCAAATGGAAAATTAACTCAGGGTTATATCTATGCCGTTTTATTGAAAAAAGAAAACAGTAAAATCAATGTAACAATTCCGGCAAAAAAAATCGGCAATTATTTTCCAGAGACATATTCTAAAGAACAGATAGAAGAAGTTATTTTTATGCTTTTGGATAAGTGGAAAGAAAACAGAGAAGGAGTAGCAGATGCAGAAGATACAGTTTGA
- a CDS encoding ParA family protein, whose product MCKVIAIANQKGGVAKTTTTINLGAGLTKNGKKVVLVDADPQGHLTMGMGFPKNLKVTLKSMMENIIMGLEFDPKEAVLHHEEGMDLIPSNKLLAGMDMSLFTVEDREKVLKEYLELLKDEYDYILIDCMPSLGMLTINALSAADSVLIPVQPQYYAADGLMELLKVVKGIHQRFNPELQIEGILFTMDNCRYNNAKRNKQAIKTTYGNDIKIFEQTIPRTESLAETASEGVSIFAYDGKSKGADSYRELVQEVLKHA is encoded by the coding sequence ATGTGTAAAGTAATTGCTATTGCAAATCAGAAGGGCGGAGTAGCCAAAACAACGACAACCATCAATCTGGGAGCCGGACTGACAAAGAATGGGAAAAAAGTAGTGCTGGTAGATGCAGATCCGCAGGGACATCTGACAATGGGAATGGGATTTCCCAAAAATCTCAAAGTGACTTTAAAGAGTATGATGGAAAATATCATCATGGGACTGGAGTTTGATCCAAAGGAAGCAGTCTTGCACCATGAAGAAGGGATGGATCTGATTCCGTCCAATAAATTGCTTGCCGGAATGGATATGTCCTTATTTACAGTTGAGGATAGGGAAAAAGTACTGAAAGAGTATCTGGAACTGTTGAAAGATGAATATGATTATATTCTGATTGACTGTATGCCATCATTGGGAATGCTGACAATCAATGCGTTGAGTGCAGCGGACAGTGTATTGATTCCGGTACAGCCACAATATTATGCGGCAGATGGACTTATGGAATTACTGAAAGTGGTAAAAGGAATCCATCAGAGGTTTAATCCGGAATTGCAGATAGAAGGTATTTTGTTCACAATGGATAATTGCCGTTACAATAATGCAAAGAGAAACAAACAGGCAATTAAAACTACATATGGAAATGACATTAAGATTTTTGAGCAGACGATTCCGAGAACGGAAAGTCTTGCAGAAACAGCATCTGAAGGTGTAAGTATATTTGCTTATGATGGAAAAAGCAAAGGGGCAGACAGTTACAGAGAACTGGTTCAGGAGGTGTTGAAACATGCGTAG
- a CDS encoding DUF6075 family protein, with product MTNTALRAENSNSRTITFKSREHEKFYEEYLKKCRYQDVYHRALVYCLGIDRDTRNNVNKIYNFKTGCVKTECLLEGWQTSGSLRIVRMAFNLYCNGTPSVGDYEAEEDQLKECQYYTVEDLFCCGYARYFWEAIKIRYPEYCFYKDWEDMYAEN from the coding sequence ATGACAAACACAGCGTTAAGAGCAGAGAATAGCAATTCTCGCACAATTACTTTCAAGAGCAGGGAACACGAAAAATTTTATGAGGAATATCTGAAAAAATGCAGATATCAGGATGTCTACCATCGGGCTTTGGTTTATTGCCTGGGTATCGACAGAGACACAAGAAATAATGTGAATAAAATCTATAATTTTAAAACTGGATGTGTAAAAACGGAATGCCTGCTGGAAGGATGGCAGACTAGTGGAAGTTTACGGATTGTCCGTATGGCATTTAACCTTTACTGTAATGGAACACCAAGTGTCGGAGATTATGAGGCAGAGGAAGATCAGTTAAAAGAGTGTCAGTATTATACCGTAGAAGATCTGTTTTGCTGCGGATATGCCCGGTATTTTTGGGAAGCCATTAAAATCCGTTATCCAGAGTATTGTTTTTACAAAGACTGGGAGGATATGTATGCTGAAAATTAG
- the rlmD gene encoding 23S rRNA (uracil(1939)-C(5))-methyltransferase RlmD, producing the protein MSKKCPYEKKCGGCQYIDLPYEEQLKKKQKETNKLLSSFGKVKPIIGMKDPWHYRNKVHGVVAGDRHGNCFTGIYENRSHRVIRVDSCLIENQKADAIMNTVTSLMKSFKMRPYNEDTGYGFLRHILVRTGYHTGQIMVVLVTASPVFPSKNNFVKALRKEHPEITTIVANVNNRNTSMVLGDKQQILYGKGYIEDVLCGKTFRISSKSFYQVNPVQTEVLYNKAIEFAGLTGKERVIDAYSGIGTIGMVASDNAGEVISVELNGDAVRDAIFNAKQNKVKNIRFYKEDAGDFMVKMASHKEKADVVFMDPPRAGSDKKFLDSLLHLKPKKIVYISCNPETLARDLKHLTGNGYSVRQIQPVDMFPSTGHVETVVGLQRKDI; encoded by the coding sequence ATGAGTAAAAAATGCCCTTATGAAAAGAAATGTGGCGGTTGTCAGTATATTGATCTGCCTTATGAAGAACAATTAAAAAAGAAGCAGAAAGAGACGAATAAACTTTTAAGCAGTTTTGGAAAAGTAAAGCCGATCATCGGAATGAAAGATCCATGGCATTACAGAAATAAAGTGCATGGTGTTGTAGCAGGAGACCGTCATGGAAACTGCTTTACAGGAATTTATGAGAATCGAAGCCACCGTGTTATTCGTGTAGATTCCTGCCTGATCGAGAATCAGAAGGCAGATGCGATTATGAATACAGTCACTTCTCTCATGAAGTCATTTAAAATGCGTCCTTACAATGAGGATACCGGATATGGCTTTTTACGTCATATTTTAGTTCGAACCGGCTATCATACTGGACAGATTATGGTTGTTTTAGTTACCGCATCTCCGGTATTCCCATCAAAGAATAATTTTGTCAAAGCGCTTAGAAAAGAACATCCGGAAATTACGACAATCGTGGCAAATGTAAATAATAGAAATACGAGTATGGTTCTTGGTGATAAACAGCAGATTCTTTACGGAAAAGGATATATCGAGGATGTGCTTTGTGGAAAGACTTTCCGTATCTCATCTAAGTCATTTTATCAGGTGAATCCAGTACAGACAGAAGTCCTTTACAATAAAGCGATTGAATTTGCAGGACTTACCGGAAAAGAAAGAGTGATTGATGCTTACAGTGGAATTGGTACGATTGGAATGGTGGCAAGTGATAATGCCGGAGAAGTCATTTCTGTAGAATTAAATGGAGATGCTGTCCGAGATGCCATCTTTAACGCGAAGCAGAATAAAGTAAAAAATATTCGTTTTTATAAAGAGGATGCCGGAGATTTCATGGTAAAAATGGCTTCACATAAAGAAAAAGCAGATGTGGTATTTATGGATCCTCCGCGTGCCGGAAGTGATAAAAAATTCTTAGACTCCCTTCTTCACTTGAAGCCAAAGAAGATTGTTTATATTTCCTGCAACCCGGAAACACTTGCTCGTGATTTAAAACATCTTACAGGGAATGGATATAGTGTCAGACAGATTCAGCCTGTAGATATGTTTCCTTCAACCGGCCATGTGGAGACTGTGGTGGGACTACAAAGGAAAGATATCTAG
- the rplL gene encoding 50S ribosomal protein L7/L12, with product MTTQEIIEVIKGLSVLELNDLVKACEEEFGVSAAAGVVVAAGAGAGEAAEEKTEFDVELTEVGGQKVKVIKVVREITGLGLKEAKAVVDGAPKTLKEAVSKEEAEDIKKQLEEVGAKVTVK from the coding sequence ATGACAACTCAGGAAATTATCGAAGTTATTAAAGGTTTATCCGTATTAGAATTAAATGATTTAGTAAAAGCTTGTGAAGAAGAATTTGGTGTATCCGCAGCAGCAGGTGTTGTAGTTGCAGCAGGAGCAGGTGCTGGAGAAGCAGCAGAAGAAAAGACTGAATTCGACGTTGAGTTAACAGAAGTTGGCGGACAGAAAGTTAAAGTTATCAAAGTTGTTCGTGAAATCACAGGATTAGGATTAAAAGAAGCTAAAGCTGTAGTTGATGGTGCTCCTAAGACACTTAAAGAAGCAGTTTCTAAAGAAGAAGCTGAGGACATCAAGAAACAGTTAGAAGAAGTTGGAGCTAAAGTTACAGTTAAATAA
- the rplJ gene encoding 50S ribosomal protein L10: MAKVELKQPIVDEIKAQLDGAKSMVVVDYRGISVADVTELRKQCREAGVVYKVYKNTMVKRAVEGTEFEGVVKDLEGTNAFAISKEDATAPARIVANFIKKAKCCELKSGVVEGTYYDAAGIATIATIPSRDELIAKFMGSIQSPVANFARVIKQIAEQKDGGAAESEAATE, encoded by the coding sequence ATGGCTAAAGTAGAATTAAAACAGCCTATTGTTGACGAGATTAAGGCTCAGCTTGACGGAGCGAAATCTATGGTAGTTGTAGATTACCGTGGAATTTCCGTAGCTGATGTAACAGAACTTCGTAAACAGTGTCGTGAAGCAGGTGTTGTTTATAAAGTTTATAAGAACACTATGGTAAAACGTGCTGTAGAAGGTACAGAATTCGAAGGCGTTGTAAAAGATTTGGAAGGAACAAACGCATTTGCAATTTCCAAAGAAGATGCAACAGCTCCAGCAAGAATCGTTGCTAACTTTATTAAGAAAGCAAAATGCTGTGAGTTAAAGAGCGGTGTTGTAGAAGGTACTTACTACGATGCAGCAGGTATTGCAACAATCGCAACTATCCCATCAAGAGACGAACTTATCGCCAAATTTATGGGAAGCATTCAGTCCCCAGTTGCAAACTTTGCCCGCGTAATCAAACAGATCGCAGAGCAGAAAGATGGTGGAGCTGCAGAATCCGAAGCAGCAACTGAATAA
- a CDS encoding trypsin-like peptidase domain-containing protein: MNEFENNNGFHNENVENNPINEVNSNEVNSNEEYSDGGLTVDVTPTEETAVHEQAESHRYSYKEQGTGGNSGRYDYGNDSHYGNSYSDSYNDDYRNTYNNDSNYYSNIPPEPDKRRRKRKNDDNNKNGSGIGKKIAKLIASAAIFGLVAGTCFVGVSVVKDKFYPSTADKIETTSGTTSSKKETSSGSSSNSQNVASVVNEVMPSVVSITSTIQSSNYYGFGTQESEGAGSGFIIAKTKDSLMIATNNHVVSDATSLTVGFVDDTTAKATVVGTDSSADLAVISVKIKDIKDSTASKIKVATLGSSDDLKVGEEVVAIGNALGYGQSVTTGVVSAKNREVSLTDGTMNLLQTDAAINPGNSGGVLINMDGQVVGINNAKLEDTSVEGMGYAIPITTAKTILTDLMNAGSVSTKDAAFLGVVGRDINESYSSALGIPSGIYVSQVVSGSPAEKAGISAGDVIVKFEGNNVSTMSGLKEKLAIKKANTKVKITFKRANQSGTYEEKTVTVTLGKKSDFKNVTTDSSSDSSESDDSSNNGNSNGNSNNGNSNGNSGNSNGNSGNGGYGYDNGNGGNSSDGYMNPYDYFFGNNY; the protein is encoded by the coding sequence ATGAACGAATTTGAAAATAATAACGGATTCCATAATGAGAATGTAGAGAACAATCCGATAAATGAAGTAAATAGTAATGAAGTAAATAGTAATGAAGAATATAGTGACGGAGGGCTTACTGTAGATGTAACACCGACAGAAGAAACGGCAGTACATGAGCAGGCAGAAAGTCATAGATATTCTTATAAAGAACAGGGAACTGGCGGGAATTCCGGTCGATATGATTATGGCAATGACAGTCATTATGGTAATTCTTATAGTGACAGTTATAATGACGATTACAGAAATACTTACAATAACGACAGTAATTATTATAGTAACATTCCACCGGAACCGGATAAGAGACGAAGAAAAAGAAAGAATGACGATAATAATAAAAATGGAAGTGGAATAGGTAAAAAGATTGCAAAGCTGATTGCTTCCGCAGCAATTTTTGGTCTTGTAGCAGGAACTTGCTTTGTTGGTGTTTCCGTAGTAAAGGATAAGTTTTATCCTTCCACTGCAGATAAGATTGAGACAACATCAGGAACAACAAGTTCTAAGAAAGAGACTTCTTCCGGAAGCAGTTCAAACAGCCAGAATGTTGCAAGTGTAGTTAATGAAGTAATGCCATCTGTTGTATCTATTACAAGTACGATTCAGTCTTCAAACTACTATGGATTTGGAACACAGGAATCAGAAGGAGCCGGTTCTGGATTTATTATTGCAAAGACGAAAGATTCCCTTATGATCGCGACAAATAATCATGTAGTATCCGATGCAACATCCCTTACTGTAGGATTTGTAGATGATACAACAGCAAAAGCTACAGTTGTAGGAACAGATTCCAGTGCAGACCTTGCAGTTATTTCTGTAAAGATAAAGGATATCAAAGACTCTACAGCATCAAAGATTAAAGTTGCAACACTTGGAAGTTCTGATGATTTAAAAGTAGGAGAGGAAGTTGTAGCAATCGGTAATGCATTAGGATATGGCCAGTCTGTTACAACAGGTGTAGTCAGTGCAAAGAATCGTGAAGTATCTTTAACAGATGGTACAATGAATCTTTTACAGACAGATGCAGCAATCAATCCTGGTAACAGCGGTGGTGTACTTATCAACATGGATGGTCAGGTAGTTGGTATCAACAACGCTAAATTAGAAGATACATCAGTAGAGGGTATGGGATATGCCATCCCGATCACAACAGCCAAGACAATTTTAACAGACTTAATGAATGCCGGCAGCGTAAGCACAAAGGATGCGGCATTCCTTGGAGTAGTAGGACGTGATATTAACGAATCTTATTCAAGTGCCCTTGGAATTCCAAGCGGAATTTACGTATCCCAGGTAGTAAGCGGCTCTCCGGCAGAAAAGGCAGGAATCTCAGCAGGAGATGTTATTGTGAAGTTTGAAGGTAACAACGTATCTACTATGTCTGGCTTAAAAGAAAAGCTTGCAATCAAGAAAGCAAATACAAAGGTTAAGATTACATTTAAGAGAGCAAATCAGAGCGGAACTTACGAAGAAAAAACAGTAACAGTAACACTTGGTAAAAAGAGTGACTTCAAAAATGTAACAACCGACAGTTCCAGTGACAGCAGCGAGTCTGATGATAGCTCTAACAATGGAAACTCTAACGGAAATTCCAATAATGGAAACAGTAACGGAAATTCAGGAAACAGCAATGGCAATTCTGGTAATGGTGGTTATGGATATGACAATGGCAACGGTGGAAACAGCAGTGACGGCTATATGAATCCATATGACTATTTCTTTGGAAATAATTATTAA
- a CDS encoding undecaprenyl-phosphate glucose phosphotransferase — MIKENQKYLNRFHIVLDALVIYCSFCLSYYIRYICPLFKGLFPRFGYWRQLWQYQGILLVLIPVYLILYAKFNLYKPKRFQNQTAEYANLVKANSIGMVFFFIYIIFMKIPHVSRSLQLMFYVLSMLLTIAERAAIRYVLERTRRKGYNLKHVVVIGFSAAAEAYIDRIKSNPQWGYTIHGIFDDNLRSDFSYRNTFCIGKLKDVEKFLQNTSMDEVAIALSLKEYYKLGEMVAVCEKSGVHTKFVPDYYKFISTNPVTEDLNGLPVINIRNVPLTNTVNKCIKRLMDIVGSLVCIILFSPIMAVVAVLVKKSSPGPIIFCQERVGLHNKPFKMYKFRSMGVQSASKEQKAWTVHNDPRVTPVGKIIRKTSLDELPQLFNVLKGDMSLIGPRPERPLFVEKFKEEIPRYMIKHQVRPGMTGWAQVCGFRGDTSIEGRIEHDIFYIENWTLSFDIKILFLTVFKGFVNKNAY, encoded by the coding sequence ATGATTAAAGAGAATCAAAAATATCTTAACCGGTTTCACATCGTCTTAGATGCACTGGTTATTTATTGTTCATTCTGTCTTAGTTACTATATTCGATATATATGTCCTCTTTTCAAGGGTCTTTTTCCTCGTTTTGGTTACTGGAGACAGCTATGGCAATACCAGGGTATACTTCTTGTTCTGATTCCTGTATACCTTATTTTATATGCAAAGTTTAACTTATATAAACCAAAAAGATTTCAGAATCAGACTGCCGAGTACGCCAATCTTGTTAAGGCGAACTCGATTGGAATGGTTTTCTTCTTTATATATATTATATTTATGAAGATTCCACACGTCTCAAGAAGTCTTCAACTGATGTTCTATGTGCTTTCCATGCTTCTTACGATTGCAGAACGTGCAGCGATCCGTTATGTATTAGAAAGGACCCGCCGGAAAGGATATAACCTTAAACACGTTGTTGTTATTGGATTCAGTGCTGCTGCAGAAGCTTATATTGATCGTATTAAGTCCAATCCGCAGTGGGGATATACGATTCATGGTATTTTCGATGATAATCTCCGATCGGATTTTTCTTATCGAAATACCTTCTGTATTGGTAAATTAAAAGATGTTGAAAAGTTTTTGCAGAATACTTCCATGGATGAAGTGGCTATTGCATTAAGCCTGAAGGAATATTATAAGCTTGGGGAAATGGTTGCTGTCTGTGAGAAGTCCGGTGTGCATACAAAGTTTGTCCCGGATTATTATAAATTTATTTCTACCAACCCAGTAACAGAAGATTTGAATGGACTTCCGGTTATTAATATCCGTAATGTTCCTCTTACAAATACAGTGAATAAGTGTATCAAACGTCTGATGGATATTGTCGGATCTCTCGTATGCATCATTCTCTTTTCACCGATTATGGCTGTTGTTGCCGTCCTTGTAAAGAAGAGTTCTCCTGGTCCGATTATTTTTTGCCAGGAAAGAGTCGGTCTTCATAACAAACCTTTTAAAATGTACAAGTTCCGTTCTATGGGTGTACAGTCTGCTTCAAAAGAACAAAAGGCCTGGACTGTTCATAACGACCCTCGTGTCACACCGGTAGGAAAGATCATCCGTAAGACCAGCCTTGATGAACTTCCTCAGCTTTTTAATGTATTAAAGGGAGATATGAGTCTGATCGGACCTCGCCCTGAGCGTCCTCTTTTCGTTGAAAAGTTCAAAGAAGAGATTCCACGCTATATGATAAAGCATCAGGTTCGTCCCGGCATGACCGGTTGGGCACAGGTTTGTGGTTTTCGTGGAGATACTTCTATTGAAGGACGTATTGAACATGATATTTTCTATATTGAAAACTGGACACTTTCTTTTGATATCAAGATTTTATTCCTTACTGTATTTAAAGGATTTGTCAATAAAAATGCTTACTAG